Proteins found in one Borreliella valaisiana VS116 genomic segment:
- a CDS encoding KTSC domain-containing protein, translating into METLTISNELSKISQVGYDSSVSELSVFFKDGRAYKYFKIEPRHFNVISKLIEDKRSVGKYLTENIFNKYDQEKL; encoded by the coding sequence TTGGAAACTTTAACAATATCTAATGAATTAAGCAAAATATCACAGGTAGGTTATGATTCTTCTGTGTCTGAGCTTTCTGTATTTTTTAAGGATGGAAGAGCTTATAAATATTTTAAAATTGAACCGAGACATTTTAATGTAATATCTAAACTTATTGAGGACAAAAGATCAGTTGGTAAATATTTAACAGAAAATATATTTAATAAGTATGATCAAGAAAAGCTTTAA